In Candidatus Gastranaerophilales bacterium, a single genomic region encodes these proteins:
- a CDS encoding response regulator, with the protein MLVKAVLIVDKRKEQCFKYKKMLENTMTSVFFATKMPEILNVLNSYEPDLILISDSIDDSICDTIKRLRVLSFNMRPVIVALSKSDHIQDRIDVLDSGADDFLSEPIDHNEFKARISAHLRRHFENNIYEKTGLFDSKITLKTLKRTINQKKDWAAILIDIDNFDFYKEIYGELAADKMLQTYIAIINNIIDENDFAGQIQENDFLILTNPYKAEKLAQYLVCAFDTVVEKFYSESDASRGYILTNGDEHAGNKVSLVSTSLGVVSNQYKNYTNVRQVVNALVSMLKLAKVKDGSAFIMERPKIAADNAVEDKTYNANILIIEPDEALSLLLSTTAQMQGYETMVLQDYSAIDRIPDEFIPAVIILDAGNTEALEGLAFCQVLKSEDKYKNSKIILSTTIHDKEKILNAGADVYIPKPYELSLIFNWVEKFMKKFNTL; encoded by the coding sequence ATGTTAGTAAAGGCAGTATTGATAGTTGATAAAAGGAAAGAACAGTGTTTCAAGTACAAAAAAATGCTTGAAAATACTATGACGTCTGTTTTTTTTGCGACTAAGATGCCTGAAATCTTAAATGTGCTTAATTCTTATGAACCTGATTTGATATTGATTTCAGATAGTATAGATGATTCGATTTGCGATACTATTAAAAGGTTACGAGTTTTAAGTTTCAATATGCGACCTGTCATTGTCGCTCTTTCAAAATCTGACCATATTCAAGACAGAATTGATGTTCTTGATTCAGGTGCAGATGATTTTTTGAGTGAACCTATTGACCACAACGAATTTAAAGCACGTATAAGTGCTCATTTAAGGCGTCATTTTGAAAATAATATATATGAAAAAACAGGCTTGTTCGACTCAAAAATAACGCTAAAAACTTTAAAAAGGACTATCAATCAAAAAAAAGATTGGGCCGCTATTTTAATTGATATTGATAATTTTGATTTCTATAAAGAGATATATGGCGAGCTTGCTGCAGATAAAATGCTCCAAACCTATATTGCGATTATAAATAATATAATTGATGAGAATGATTTTGCAGGTCAAATCCAAGAAAATGATTTTTTGATTTTGACAAATCCTTATAAAGCAGAAAAATTGGCACAATATTTGGTTTGTGCTTTTGATACAGTTGTTGAAAAGTTTTATTCAGAATCAGACGCCTCTCGTGGATATATTTTGACAAATGGTGATGAACATGCAGGCAATAAAGTTTCTCTTGTATCAACGAGTCTTGGCGTGGTTTCCAATCAGTACAAGAATTATACGAATGTAAGACAGGTCGTAAACGCACTTGTTTCAATGCTCAAGTTGGCTAAAGTTAAAGACGGTTCGGCATTTATTATGGAACGTCCTAAAATCGCAGCCGATAATGCCGTTGAAGATAAAACATACAATGCAAATATTTTAATCATTGAGCCTGATGAAGCATTGTCATTGTTGCTTAGTACAACTGCTCAGATGCAAGGTTATGAAACTATGGTGCTACAAGACTATTCTGCAATAGATAGAATACCTGATGAGTTTATCCCCGCTGTTATCATTCTCGACGCAGGAAATACAGAAGCACTCGAAGGGCTTGCATTTTGCCAAGTTTTAAAATCGGAGGATAAATATAAAAATTCAAAAATTATATTATCAACAACTATTCACGATAAAGAAAAAATATTAAACGCAGGAGCTGACGTATATATTCCAAAGCCTTACGAGCTTTCATTAATATTTAATTGGGTAGAAAAATTCATGAAAAAATTTAATACATTGTAA
- a CDS encoding type II secretion system protein translates to MSKIQKRQKYAFTLAEVLITLVIIGVIAAMTIPSLLNNTNKQEYKTAFKKAVSSLNQAITLHYALDGETVNDFDSSSTLLAGLFEKRMNIISTTAGVSYASTKSDVVFYTADGISYGIKAQNPQGGCYDQNTDTPCFIVYVDVNGDKKPNSWSQTTDNIKDGYKIELFDQSAVPWGKVAKSIMYDGSETVSQAEEPF, encoded by the coding sequence ATGTCCAAAATTCAAAAAAGACAAAAATACGCTTTTACACTGGCAGAAGTCCTGATAACTCTTGTAATCATCGGCGTCATTGCAGCAATGACCATTCCATCGCTTCTTAATAACACAAACAAACAAGAATACAAAACTGCCTTCAAAAAAGCCGTATCATCGCTTAACCAAGCTATAACGCTCCATTATGCATTAGATGGAGAAACTGTTAATGACTTTGACTCTTCTTCAACTCTGCTTGCCGGACTGTTTGAAAAAAGAATGAACATTATCAGCACAACAGCAGGCGTTAGTTATGCATCTACAAAAAGCGACGTCGTCTTTTATACAGCTGACGGTATCTCCTATGGCATAAAAGCCCAAAATCCTCAAGGTGGTTGCTATGATCAAAACACTGACACACCTTGTTTTATTGTCTACGTCGATGTAAATGGTGACAAGAAACCTAACTCTTGGTCTCAAACCACTGATAACATTAAAGACGGCTATAAAATAGAACTATTCGACCAAAGTGCTGTCCCCTGGGGAAAAGTCGCCAAATCCATAATGTATGATGGTTCGGAAACAGTATCCCAAGCAGAAGAACCCTTTTAA
- a CDS encoding TolC family protein has protein sequence MNKKIGILIIFLMLVNTSYSLAAEVQTDNSVPKTDSQFVLKLKKTFSFNKNKKANKSKITKAEMPQEVNARKLEEAKNKDAVKENKKIAFWSKKSKIQEQPVNETVFAVEKTPVENIQSQAGKKLERVVENKNLYKSDTSEEIKVLDVSTKAAGTVQGSVATDRIISVDDCVKLALEHNPSIKSALSSADAYKTKIAQAWSAYFPKIGLDLNYSKNDMLVTNFSFPTQKYDMYNMPKVSAELLLFDFGKAKAQADVSKKTFEAAEDNVQMSINDVIFNVKKSYYNLLYAMQQSDVYSKTVKDYELHLKQAQAFYVIGTKPKIDVMTAEYNLGKAKLDYIKAKNNIALAFAQVNNAMGLPEYSNYNISEKLDSYTYKVNFDDIIQTAYETRPEYLAAKKKSEGSEILVKATIRAFAPDIKAFGNYTLGGSTPAKDHGYQAGAQLTYNSFNAMLLKKQVDEAKANHKKDLADLEKSRQSVYLDVKQAYIDLYNSQDCIPVAKLAMKQAKEQYKLASGRYKVGLGDAVELKDAENTYRNAQLDYYSTLLNYNVAAANIERVIGAPIKHTDNSL, from the coding sequence ATGAATAAGAAAATAGGTATATTAATAATCTTTTTGATGCTGGTGAATACATCATATTCACTGGCTGCTGAGGTTCAGACTGATAATTCGGTTCCAAAAACCGATAGCCAATTTGTGTTAAAGCTTAAAAAAACATTTTCGTTTAATAAAAATAAAAAAGCTAATAAATCAAAGATAACAAAAGCGGAAATGCCACAAGAAGTCAATGCCAGAAAGCTTGAGGAGGCAAAGAATAAAGATGCAGTTAAAGAAAATAAAAAAATTGCATTTTGGTCAAAGAAATCTAAAATCCAAGAGCAACCTGTGAATGAAACAGTCTTTGCTGTTGAAAAAACACCTGTTGAAAATATTCAATCACAAGCAGGCAAGAAGCTCGAGAGAGTTGTTGAAAATAAAAACTTGTATAAATCAGATACTTCTGAGGAAATCAAGGTGCTTGATGTAAGTACTAAAGCGGCAGGCACTGTGCAAGGCAGTGTCGCAACAGATAGAATTATTTCAGTTGACGACTGTGTAAAACTTGCTTTGGAACATAATCCTTCTATTAAATCAGCATTAAGCAGTGCTGATGCTTATAAAACTAAAATTGCCCAAGCTTGGTCAGCGTATTTTCCAAAAATTGGATTAGATTTAAACTATTCTAAAAATGATATGTTGGTGACAAATTTTTCTTTCCCGACACAAAAATATGACATGTATAATATGCCAAAAGTTTCAGCTGAATTGTTGTTATTTGATTTTGGTAAAGCTAAGGCTCAAGCCGATGTTTCTAAAAAAACATTTGAAGCAGCTGAAGACAATGTTCAAATGAGTATAAACGACGTAATCTTCAATGTCAAAAAATCTTATTACAATTTGCTATATGCTATGCAACAATCTGATGTTTATTCTAAAACTGTCAAGGATTATGAATTGCATTTGAAGCAAGCTCAAGCTTTTTATGTAATTGGAACTAAACCTAAAATAGATGTTATGACAGCAGAATATAATTTAGGGAAAGCAAAATTAGACTATATAAAGGCAAAAAATAACATTGCACTGGCGTTTGCCCAAGTTAATAATGCGATGGGGCTGCCCGAATATTCTAATTACAATATTTCAGAAAAATTAGATTCGTACACCTATAAAGTTAATTTTGATGATATTATTCAAACTGCTTATGAAACTCGTCCTGAATATCTGGCTGCCAAAAAGAAATCAGAGGGTTCTGAAATTTTGGTGAAAGCGACAATACGTGCTTTTGCACCTGATATCAAAGCTTTCGGGAATTATACCTTGGGTGGTTCTACTCCTGCAAAAGACCATGGATACCAAGCAGGTGCTCAACTTACATACAATTCATTTAATGCTATGTTGTTAAAAAAACAGGTTGATGAGGCTAAAGCTAACCACAAAAAAGATTTGGCAGATTTAGAAAAATCAAGACAAAGTGTATATTTAGATGTAAAACAAGCTTATATTGATTTATATAATTCACAAGACTGTATTCCTGTTGCGAAATTGGCAATGAAACAGGCAAAAGAACAATACAAATTGGCGAGCGGGAGATACAAGGTCGGTCTTGGAGATGCTGTTGAGTTGAAAGATGCAGAGAATACCTATCGAAATGCTCAATTGGATTACTATAGCACTTTATTGAATTACAACGTTGCGGCGGCTAATATTGAAAGGGTTATCGGAGCACCTATAAAACATACTGATAATTCATTGTAG
- a CDS encoding ATP-binding protein, whose product MTEEIDEKIKELEQAHLDFISTVSHELRTPLTSIRGFADTLLTSFDKLSPEQRVKFLNIIKEQSNRLINLVENLLTVSKLQSDKEVLVYKEVDILPFVEMVVQVIKSQYKSHRLKIFHDKKLSYVLIDTDKFQQVMVNLLDNACKYSEEGSLVEISLKQEKSKEAVVIEIRDNGVGVSEEYVEKIFNKFSRIDSPLTRKIQGTGLGLYITKNIVEKMNGHISVIPQEVGTIFSVSFPISKYGENTLKKIKEKKC is encoded by the coding sequence ATGACAGAAGAAATTGATGAAAAAATAAAAGAATTAGAACAGGCTCACTTAGATTTTATATCGACGGTGAGCCATGAGCTAAGAACTCCTTTAACGAGTATCAGAGGGTTTGCGGATACTTTGCTGACTTCTTTTGATAAATTGTCACCTGAACAAAGGGTCAAATTTTTAAATATTATAAAAGAGCAGTCTAACAGGTTGATAAATCTTGTTGAGAATTTATTGACTGTTTCTAAGCTTCAATCGGATAAAGAGGTGCTTGTATATAAAGAGGTTGATATTTTGCCTTTTGTTGAGATGGTGGTTCAAGTTATCAAATCTCAGTATAAATCTCATAGGTTGAAAATTTTTCATGATAAAAAACTTTCTTACGTTTTGATTGATACTGATAAATTTCAGCAAGTTATGGTTAATCTTCTTGATAATGCATGCAAATATTCTGAAGAGGGCTCTCTTGTTGAAATATCTTTAAAGCAAGAGAAATCAAAAGAAGCAGTCGTCATAGAAATACGAGATAATGGCGTTGGAGTTAGTGAAGAATATGTCGAAAAAATCTTTAATAAATTTTCAAGAATAGACTCTCCTTTGACAAGAAAAATCCAAGGTACAGGATTGGGCTTGTATATTACAAAGAATATTGTTGAAAAAATGAATGGGCATATCTCTGTTATTCCGCAAGAAGTTGGGACGATTTTTTCTGTCAGTTTCCCTATTTCAAAATATGGAGAAAATACGTTAAAAAAAATTAAAGAGAAAAAATGTTAG
- a CDS encoding leucyl aminopeptidase produces MNFTIEKGSLTETKTDLLIVNLFEGVKSPAGATGAVDKLLNDAISNFVIKKEGFNGEYGKMYLLPVLDNPNFTKVLVVGLGKSNEFSLNKLRELSSKIIQKCDSLDNVKTVASLLQGAGVAGFDAFDCAQMIAEGTLIGSYEFDKYKSKKSKNKVEIFKIVEINEEKYKKAEQGMQKGITVAKAVNLTRNLANEPAQYSTPTKLAEVAKSIDGIETTVFDKDEIEKMAMTAFLAVAKGSSQPPKFIHMKYTPANPKKKIAIIGKGLTFDAGGMDLKPPSSMLNMKDDMSAAAAMLGIMSVIAELKPDVEVHAMIAACENMVSGNSYKPGDILTAKNGKTIEVDNTDAEGRITLADAICYAEELQVDEIVDMATLTGACMVALGSVASGILGNNQALIDSIIECSQRADEKMWQMPMFEEYGDSIKSDIADMKNTGSRYGGASVAAIFLKNFTTGKTPWAHIDIAGTAFLEKANNMGIKASVGMGVRTLINYLLK; encoded by the coding sequence ATGAACTTTACAATCGAAAAAGGTTCCTTAACAGAAACTAAAACGGATTTGCTTATAGTAAATTTATTTGAGGGTGTCAAAAGCCCAGCTGGTGCTACGGGTGCAGTGGATAAATTACTAAATGATGCTATTTCAAATTTTGTTATAAAAAAAGAAGGCTTCAATGGTGAATATGGCAAGATGTATTTGCTTCCTGTCCTTGATAACCCTAATTTTACAAAGGTTTTGGTAGTTGGTTTAGGAAAATCGAATGAATTTTCTTTGAATAAATTGAGAGAACTCTCTTCTAAAATCATACAAAAATGCGACTCTTTAGATAATGTTAAAACCGTAGCCTCTTTGCTCCAAGGTGCAGGTGTAGCTGGTTTTGATGCTTTTGATTGTGCCCAAATGATTGCAGAAGGTACTTTAATAGGCTCTTATGAGTTTGATAAATACAAATCTAAAAAGTCAAAGAACAAAGTTGAAATCTTCAAGATTGTCGAAATTAATGAAGAAAAATATAAAAAAGCTGAGCAAGGTATGCAAAAAGGGATTACTGTTGCAAAAGCAGTCAATTTAACAAGAAATCTTGCTAATGAACCTGCTCAATACTCTACTCCTACCAAATTGGCAGAAGTTGCAAAATCTATTGATGGTATTGAAACAACTGTTTTTGATAAAGATGAAATTGAAAAAATGGCAATGACCGCATTTTTAGCAGTTGCAAAAGGAAGCTCACAACCACCAAAATTTATCCATATGAAATATACTCCTGCAAATCCAAAAAAGAAAATTGCAATTATTGGGAAAGGTTTAACCTTTGATGCAGGCGGTATGGATTTGAAACCACCATCATCTATGTTGAATATGAAAGATGATATGTCCGCTGCAGCAGCAATGTTGGGTATAATGAGTGTTATTGCTGAATTAAAACCCGATGTTGAGGTCCATGCGATGATTGCAGCTTGTGAAAATATGGTGAGCGGAAATTCATATAAACCAGGGGATATTTTGACAGCTAAAAACGGCAAAACAATCGAAGTAGATAATACGGACGCAGAAGGTCGAATTACTTTAGCAGATGCAATTTGCTATGCTGAAGAACTTCAAGTTGATGAAATTGTTGATATGGCAACTTTGACAGGTGCTTGTATGGTTGCACTCGGCTCTGTTGCAAGTGGTATTTTGGGCAATAATCAAGCCCTTATTGATTCAATAATCGAATGCTCTCAAAGAGCAGATGAAAAAATGTGGCAAATGCCAATGTTTGAAGAATATGGTGACTCAATAAAAAGTGATATTGCTGATATGAAAAATACGGGCTCTCGCTATGGAGGTGCTTCTGTTGCCGCTATATTTTTAAAGAATTTTACAACAGGAAAAACCCCTTGGGCTCATATTGATATTGCAGGTACAGCATTTTTAGAAAAGGCAAATAATATGGGTATTAAAGCTTCTGTTGGCATGGGAGTTAGGACTTTAATTAATTATTTATTAAAATAA
- a CDS encoding type II secretion system protein → MVNKHFKTKAFTLAEVLITLTIIGIVAAMTIPSLMYSTNKQEYRTALKKSLTVLNQAITANYALDGMTMADYDTASDLVENMFKQRMSITTTKTDGPAYHDGATAVAYTVDGMSFGVIGDKQASCQSQLNNPCFELIVDINGDKKPNQLTLSGDDPKDGYKITLYPYKAVPTNEVTQRVLYDQGIYYN, encoded by the coding sequence ATGGTAAACAAACACTTCAAAACAAAAGCGTTCACACTTGCTGAAGTTTTAATTACACTAACAATTATTGGGATTGTTGCAGCTATGACAATTCCTTCTTTGATGTACTCAACAAACAAACAAGAATATAGAACTGCTTTGAAAAAATCATTGACTGTATTAAATCAAGCAATAACGGCAAATTATGCACTTGATGGAATGACTATGGCTGATTATGATACAGCAAGCGATTTAGTCGAAAATATGTTTAAGCAACGTATGAGCATTACAACCACAAAAACAGACGGTCCGGCTTATCATGACGGGGCTACTGCCGTGGCATATACAGTTGACGGAATGTCCTTCGGTGTAATCGGAGACAAGCAAGCAAGTTGCCAAAGCCAATTAAATAACCCTTGTTTTGAACTCATAGTCGACATAAACGGAGATAAGAAACCAAATCAACTTACTCTTTCCGGCGATGACCCTAAAGACGGTTACAAAATAACTCTTTATCCATACAAAGCTGTTCCTACAAACGAAGTTACACAAAGAGTTCTATATGACCAAGGTATTTATTACAACTAA
- the gatB gene encoding Asp-tRNA(Asn)/Glu-tRNA(Gln) amidotransferase subunit GatB — translation MSTATIEELRKKYEVVIGLEVHAQLKTKTKIFAPDGIEFGKEPNSQISTITLGMPGVLPVLNKEVVNMGILTGLALNCKIPHRCKFDRKQYFYADLPKGYQISQYDEPICIGGYIDVNGKRIGITRAHLEEDAGKLVHAGSNGIHNSSYSLVDLNRAGTPLLEIVSEPDMRSSEEARNYMEELRTILRYMNVCDGNLEEGSMRCDANISVRPIGQQEFGTRAEIKNVNSFKALQRAIEYEIDRQIDIVEDGGEVIQETRLWDDALGTTASMRGKEDAHDYRYFPEPDLMPLEISDEWVNKIKDSMPELPAARRARYEALGLSAYDANVITEQMETAFFYDKALALGADYKIANNFLMKEVTAFLKEEKIDINQTKMSPESFAELIKLISDGTISNNIGKNIIMTLLKEGGSAKYIVEKEGLSVISDESALKTIVEKIVTDNPSQAELYRGGRDKLFGFFVGQAMKATQGRANPQTLNKLLKEALNG, via the coding sequence ATGTCAACAGCAACAATTGAAGAACTTAGAAAAAAATATGAAGTAGTTATTGGGCTAGAGGTACACGCTCAACTAAAAACCAAAACAAAAATATTTGCACCTGATGGTATTGAATTCGGAAAAGAACCTAATTCTCAAATCAGCACAATCACCCTCGGAATGCCGGGTGTATTACCTGTTTTGAATAAAGAAGTTGTAAATATGGGCATTTTGACAGGGCTGGCTTTAAATTGTAAAATTCCTCATCGTTGCAAATTTGACAGAAAACAATATTTCTATGCTGACCTTCCTAAAGGCTACCAAATATCTCAATACGATGAGCCCATCTGTATTGGCGGGTATATTGATGTCAACGGAAAAAGAATCGGTATTACAAGAGCCCATCTTGAAGAAGATGCGGGAAAGCTTGTCCACGCAGGCTCTAACGGAATTCACAATTCCAGCTATTCATTAGTTGACTTAAACAGAGCAGGCACTCCACTATTGGAAATCGTATCTGAGCCTGACATGAGATCTTCTGAAGAAGCAAGAAATTATATGGAAGAATTGAGAACAATTCTTCGTTATATGAATGTCTGTGATGGCAATTTAGAAGAAGGCTCTATGAGATGTGACGCAAACATATCTGTCAGACCAATCGGACAACAAGAATTCGGAACAAGAGCTGAAATCAAAAACGTAAATAGCTTTAAAGCTCTTCAAAGAGCCATTGAATACGAAATTGACCGCCAAATTGATATAGTTGAAGATGGCGGAGAAGTCATTCAAGAAACAAGACTATGGGACGACGCTTTAGGCACCACAGCCTCTATGAGAGGTAAAGAAGACGCCCATGATTATAGATATTTCCCTGAGCCTGATTTAATGCCTCTTGAAATATCAGATGAATGGGTCAACAAAATTAAAGACTCAATGCCAGAGCTTCCTGCCGCTCGCCGTGCAAGATATGAAGCTCTCGGACTTTCTGCATACGATGCTAACGTTATCACTGAACAAATGGAAACTGCTTTCTTCTATGACAAAGCTTTGGCTTTGGGGGCGGATTATAAAATTGCAAATAACTTCTTGATGAAAGAAGTAACCGCTTTCTTGAAAGAAGAAAAGATTGATATTAATCAAACAAAAATGTCACCTGAATCATTTGCGGAATTAATAAAACTTATATCTGATGGCACCATCTCAAATAATATAGGTAAAAATATTATAATGACACTTCTTAAAGAAGGTGGAAGTGCTAAATATATCGTAGAAAAAGAAGGACTAAGCGTAATTTCTGACGAAAGTGCTCTTAAAACTATCGTTGAAAAAATTGTTACCGATAATCCATCTCAAGCTGAATTGTATCGAGGTGGTAGAGATAAATTATTTGGATTCTTCGTAGGTCAAGCAATGAAAGCTACTCAAGGAAGAGCCAATCCTCAAACGCTTAACAAACTATTAAAAGAGGCATTAAACGGATAA
- a CDS encoding thymidine kinase: protein MGYRFEIITGPMSCGKTEELLRRIRRHTIAKRKVKVISPDIDTRAQGDYIESRNGLWLDAHKVKNARDILNHIEPDDDIIAIDELQFFDREIVPVVNQIIAMGKKIIATGLDLDFKAEPFGSMAELLCYADKVDKLTAICMKCGSDYATRTQRLVDGKPADKNSPLIMIGADETYEARCIDCYELPDKEAEKRKDSKKYASGTKNNNLIKILSFNKEKSEV from the coding sequence ATGGGATACCGTTTTGAGATAATCACAGGTCCAATGAGTTGCGGAAAAACTGAAGAACTTTTGAGACGAATTAGAAGACATACTATCGCCAAAAGAAAAGTTAAAGTAATCTCTCCGGACATCGACACAAGAGCACAAGGTGATTATATCGAATCCAGAAACGGATTATGGCTAGACGCTCACAAGGTCAAAAATGCCAGAGATATTCTAAACCATATTGAGCCTGATGATGATATTATAGCTATTGATGAATTGCAATTCTTTGACAGAGAAATTGTACCTGTCGTAAATCAAATCATTGCTATGGGCAAAAAAATTATAGCAACCGGCTTGGATTTAGATTTTAAAGCTGAACCTTTTGGCTCAATGGCAGAACTTTTGTGCTATGCAGACAAAGTAGATAAACTAACCGCCATCTGCATGAAATGCGGTAGTGATTATGCAACAAGAACTCAACGGCTCGTAGACGGTAAACCCGCTGACAAAAACTCTCCGTTGATTATGATTGGGGCAGATGAAACTTACGAAGCAAGATGTATTGATTGCTATGAGCTTCCTGATAAAGAAGCTGAAAAAAGAAAAGATTCTAAAAAATATGCATCAGGCACAAAAAACAATAATCTAATAAAAATTTTAAGTTTTAATAAAGAAAAAAGTGAGGTATAA
- a CDS encoding tRNA threonylcarbamoyladenosine dehydratase — translation MSDIFSRNKLIWGENNQKLLAQKHVAVFGLGGVGGYAAESLARAGVGKLSLIDFDAVSESNLNRQIIALHSTVGKSKTELFESRLKDINPDIKINSFNSFYTENINHCVFNDKIDFVIDAIDTLKSKIQLLEYCHSNNIKVISSMGAGNRLDPTKLKIKDLSELCDIKCPFIKNVKRILNKKNITTGIICVTSDEKPKKGSHIKSQENIKTENGTIELLKVSPGSVIFVPAVAGYYMGYYVTNCFIMQV, via the coding sequence ATGTCTGATATATTTTCCCGAAACAAACTTATTTGGGGAGAAAATAACCAAAAACTTTTAGCCCAAAAGCACGTTGCAGTCTTTGGGCTCGGAGGCGTTGGCGGATATGCAGCAGAATCACTGGCAAGAGCAGGCGTGGGAAAACTCTCGCTAATAGATTTTGACGCAGTATCTGAAAGCAACCTCAACAGGCAAATTATCGCCCTACATTCTACTGTCGGGAAAAGCAAAACAGAACTTTTTGAATCAAGGCTTAAAGATATAAATCCTGACATTAAAATTAACTCTTTTAACTCTTTTTACACAGAAAATATCAATCACTGTGTCTTCAACGACAAAATCGATTTTGTAATCGACGCCATTGACACATTAAAATCAAAAATCCAATTATTGGAATACTGCCACTCAAACAACATCAAAGTCATTAGTTCAATGGGTGCAGGCAATCGTCTTGACCCGACAAAACTAAAAATTAAAGATTTGTCTGAACTTTGTGACATTAAATGCCCTTTTATAAAAAATGTAAAAAGAATTTTGAACAAAAAAAATATTACAACCGGCATAATTTGCGTTACAAGTGACGAAAAACCAAAAAAAGGCTCTCACATTAAATCTCAAGAAAACATAAAAACAGAAAACGGCACAATAGAACTTTTAAAGGTATCGCCTGGCTCTGTCATATTTGTCCCTGCTGTAGCAGGCTATTACATGGGGTATTATGTAACAAATTGTTTCATTATGCAGGTATGA
- a CDS encoding type II secretion system protein, whose product MKRNSAFTLAEVLITLVIIGVIAAMTIPSLLNNTNKQEYRTALKKAVSALNQAVTMQYALEGSTAAEFTDADDLRDNLFAQRLNVVSTSMPGSSGAYQGSADAGFYTADGIFYGIEGYTSTCSDTVPCATIRVDVNGDRKPNTLTDNASSPKDGFMLSLYPQRVTASTNSEATQKVLYDAAN is encoded by the coding sequence ATGAAAAGAAATTCAGCATTCACTTTGGCAGAAGTCTTGATTACTTTGGTAATCATAGGTGTTATTGCCGCTATGACTATCCCATCGTTATTAAACAATACTAACAAGCAAGAATACAGAACCGCTTTGAAAAAAGCTGTTTCTGCATTGAACCAAGCAGTTACTATGCAATATGCTCTTGAAGGTTCTACTGCAGCAGAATTTACTGATGCAGATGATTTAAGAGATAACTTATTCGCTCAAAGACTAAATGTCGTCAGCACATCCATGCCGGGTTCATCTGGGGCATATCAAGGTTCTGCTGACGCTGGTTTCTACACAGCTGATGGTATTTTCTATGGAATTGAAGGCTATACAAGTACTTGTTCAGACACAGTTCCATGTGCAACTATTCGTGTTGATGTAAACGGTGACAGAAAACCAAATACTCTTACTGATAATGCTTCATCTCCTAAAGATGGCTTTATGTTAAGCCTATATCCTCAAAGAGTCACAGCATCTACAAACTCTGAAGCTACTCAAAAAGTATTATACGACGCAGCTAATTAA
- a CDS encoding type II secretion system protein, translated as MSNKDKAFTLAEVLITLVIIGVIAALTIPAVINTTKDREFEVAAKKAAVEMTRIASDEYRFNDRLLYDRWVENGKNPQKFIQNYLSKYMNMNSTGVMKLPDGTEQEGFITADGMKWFISEDFDRDAMLIVDVNGDRGPNKIGRDIQSLMPAKLIQKIDKNHSNSGTNCYSTGDVGANPDWMQSWAVMSVSNVNCNTGENITSDPPSGVDTGSDNSSDYYSDSSADTESANPDYYSDSSSDYY; from the coding sequence ATGAGTAATAAAGACAAAGCATTTACATTGGCGGAAGTGCTAATTACATTAGTCATTATCGGAGTTATAGCGGCACTCACAATACCTGCTGTTATTAATACTACAAAAGATAGAGAGTTTGAAGTTGCGGCAAAAAAAGCGGCGGTTGAAATGACCAGAATTGCCTCTGACGAATATAGATTCAATGATAGATTATTATATGACAGGTGGGTTGAAAATGGAAAAAATCCACAAAAATTTATTCAAAATTATCTTTCAAAATATATGAATATGAATTCTACCGGTGTTATGAAGCTTCCCGATGGTACAGAGCAAGAGGGCTTTATAACTGCAGATGGTATGAAATGGTTTATATCAGAGGATTTTGACCGAGATGCTATGTTAATTGTTGATGTTAACGGAGATAGAGGGCCGAATAAAATCGGTAGAGATATTCAATCTCTTATGCCTGCAAAATTAATACAAAAAATCGATAAAAATCATAGTAATTCAGGGACTAATTGCTATTCTACAGGAGATGTTGGAGCTAACCCTGATTGGATGCAATCTTGGGCAGTTATGTCGGTTTCTAATGTTAATTGTAATACCGGAGAAAATATTACCTCTGATCCTCCTTCAGGTGTTGATACAGGCTCTGATAATTCTAGTGATTATTATTCTGATAGTTCGGCAGATACAGAATCTGCTAATCCGGATTATTATTCTGATAGTTCTAGTGATTATTATTAA